Within bacterium, the genomic segment CACCGTGTATCTCACGGCGACGCAGAACGAACTCATCGAGGCGCAGAACCTACGGATCGATCTTCAGAACCACCTCGTGGAGTCACAGCGGCGATCCTCGCTCGTATTCGAATTGAGCGCGATCCTCGTGGCCTTCCCCCCGAAATCTGTACCATCCTGAATGAGAGTCCCGATGGCTCCCGGTAGGAGCCAATGGAGACTCAAGGATGAAACGGAAGAAGCACAGCCCGGAGCAGATCATCCGCAAGCTTCGGCAGGCGGAGACGATGCAGTCTGAGGGCAAGACGCTGGGTGAGGTCTGCCAGACGCTGGAGATCAGCGAGCAGACGTTCCACCGTTGGCGCAATCAGTACGGCGGCATGAAGGCCGAGGATGCGAAGCGCCTCAAGGAGCTGGAGCAGCAGAACTCGCGTCTGAAGACGGCGGTTGCTGACTTGACCTTGGACAAGCAGATCCTCGAAGAGGCGCTCAAGCTGGGAAACTGAGTGGCCCGGCGCGACGGCGCCTGGTGGACGGCGTGCGGCGCCGCCTGCCAGATCTGTCGGAACGTCGGGCCTGCCAGGCATTGGGTCAACCGAGATCGACGCAGCGGTATCAAGCACGTCGCACCGATTTCGAGAAGCGGCTCGTGACCAGGCTGCATGAGTTGGCGCGGGAACGGCCTCGATTCGGAACGCCACGTGTGACGGATCTTCTTCGTCGGGAGGACTGGCCGGTGAACGAGAAGCGCATTGCCAGACTGCGTCGCCGGGAAGGGTTGAAAGTGCCGAGGAAACAGCACAAACGGCGTCGCCTCGGATCCAGCGCCAACGGGATCCTGAAGCGGCAGGCGGAGCGCATCGATCACGTCTGGTCGTACGACTTCGTCACCGACC encodes:
- a CDS encoding IS3 family transposase (programmed frameshift), with translation MKRKKHSPEQIIRKLRQAETMQSEGKTLGEVCQTLEISEQTFHRWRNQYGGMKAEDAKRLKELEQQNSRLKTAVADLTLDKQILEEALKGKLSGPARRRLVDGVRRRLPDLSERRACQALGQPRSTQRYQARRTDFEKRLVTRLHELARERPRFGTPRVTDLLRREDWPVNEKRIARLRRREGLKVPRKQHKRRRLGSSANGILKRQAERIDHVWSYDFVTDQTEDGRHLKLLPVLDEYTREALSLEVGRCFTSADVIEVLTYLFEVRGAPQFIRSDNGPEFISHAIRNWLRESGVQTLFIEPGSPWENAYVESFNSRLRDELLDLELFTSLEEARVVLEDHRLDYNHRRPHSSLGYMTPAEFAARLREDDSAPAQGACAPSPSRVQLVPTLIGAGT